In Phocoena phocoena chromosome 8, mPhoPho1.1, whole genome shotgun sequence, the following are encoded in one genomic region:
- the CHRM4 gene encoding muscarinic acetylcholine receptor M4, whose translation MANFTPVNGSLGNQSVRLVTSTHNRYETVEMVFIATVTGSLSLVTVVGNILVMLSIKVNRQLQTVNNYFLFSLACADLIIGAFSMNLYTVYIIKGYWPLGAVVCDLWLALDYVVSNASVMNLLIISFDRYFCVTKPLTYPARRTTKMAGLMIAAAWVLSFVLWAPAILFWQFVVGKRTVPDNQCFIQFLSNPAVTFGTAIAAFYLPVVIMTVLYIHISLASRSRVHKHRPEGPKEKKAKTLAFLKSPLMKQSVKKPPPGEASRGELRNGKLEEAPPPVLPPPPRPVADKDTSNESSSGSATQNTKERPPTELSTTEATTPATPAPPLQPRTLNPASRWSKIQIVTKQTGNECVTAIEIVPATPAGMRPAANVARKFASIARNQVRKKRQMAARERKVTRTIFAILLAFILTWTPYNVMVLVNTFCQSCIPDTVWSIGYWLCYVNSTINPACYALCNATFKKTFRHLLLCQYRNIGTAR comes from the coding sequence ATGGCGAACTTCACACCGGTCAATGGCAGCTTGGGCAACCAGTCTGTGCGCCTGGTCACGTCAACCCATAACCGCTATGAGACAGTGGAGATGGTGTTCATTGCCACGGTGACAGGCTCACTGAGCCTCGTGACTGTCGTGGGCAACATCCTGGTGATGCTATCCATCAAAGTCAACAGGCAACTGCAGACGGTCAACAACTACTTCCTCTTCAGCCTGGCATGTGCTGATCTCATCATAGGCGCTTTCTCCATGAACCTCTACACCGTGTACATCATCAAGGGCTACTGGCCTCTGGGTGCCGTGGTGTGTGACCTGTGGCTGGCCCTGGACTATGTGGTGAGCAATGCCTCTGTCATGAACCTGCTCATCATCAGCTTTGACCGGTACTTCTGCGTCACCAAGCCCCTCACCTACCCCGCGCGGCGAACCACCAAGATGGCAGGCCTCATGATCGCCGCTGCCTGGGTCCTGTCCTTCGTGCTCTGGGCACCTGCCATCTTGTTCTGGCAGTTTGTGGTGGGCAAGCGGACGGTGCCAGACAACCAGTGCTTCATCCAGTTTTTGTCCAACCCGGCGGTGACCTTCGGCACGGCCATCGCTGCCTTCTACTTGCCTGTGGTCATCATGACGGTGCTCTACATCCACATCTCCCTGGCCAGTCGTAGCCGAGTTCACAAGCACCGGCCCGAAGGCCCTAAGGAGAAGAAGGCCAAGACCCTGGCCTTCCTCAAGAGCCCCCTGATGAAGCAGAGTGTCAAGAAACCGCCCCCAGGAGAAGCTTCTCGGGGGGAGCTGCGCAACGGGAAGCTAGAGGAGGCCCCTCCACCGGTCCTCCCCCCACCGCCACGCCCAGTGGCTGACAAGGACACCTCCAATGAGTCCAGCTCGGGCAGCGCCACCCAGAACACCAAGGAACGACCACCCACAGAGCTGTCAACCACAGAGGCCACCACGCCCGCCACACCCGCACCTCCCCTGCAGCCACGGACCCTCAATCCGGCCTCCAGATGGTCCAAGATCCAGATTGTGACGAAGCAGACAGGCAACGAGTGTGTGACAGCCATCGAGATTGTGCCTGCCACGCCGGCTGGCATGCGTCCGGCGGCCAATGTGGCCCGCAAGTTTGCCAGCATCGCCCGCAACCAGGTGCGCAAGAAGCGGCAGATGGCAGCCCGGGAGCGCAAGGTGACTCGGACCATCTTTGCCATTCTGCTAGCCTTCATCCTCACCTGGACGCCCTACAATGTCATGGTCCTGGTGAACACCTTCTGCCAGAGCTGCATCCCTGACACCGTGTGGTCCATTGGCTACTGGCTCTGCTACGTCAACAGCACCATCAACCCGGCCTGCTACGCCCTCTGCAATGCCACCTTTAAAAAGACTTTCAGACACCTGCTGCTATGCCAGTATCGGAACATCGGCACTGCCAGGTAG